CTTTGTCGAAAGTATCCTGGTTTCACCAAGGATCCGGCGCAATGTTTCACCGCTTACGATAATCTTTTTTCCGGAGCCCAAGGATATCTTTGCCCGGCGCACACGGCCCGATTCCGTGTGCGAGATGGCGTCAATGGCCGTAACTGGCCCTCCGCGAACGCCTAGCCTGCCCAGTCTGGCGGCAACCTCTTTGGCGCCTATGGCCCGTCGCCAGGACCGGTGGGGCGACCTGTCTTCGAAAAGAGCCGGCCTGCTCACAAGATAAGGACGCCGTTCTCCGCCCCACACTTCCTTTAAATCCTCTGTCCTGCCGCCTGCGGAACTGTGGTAGAACGTTCCCGCCGTTTGGCCGTCATACCTTGCGATTATCCCACGGGTGGCGAACACCGCCTCTTTCACCGCCTGGTTCACCCCTTTTTGCCCGCCATAGACCTGGGAGTTATATGTATTGTCCAGGTCGTACGCCCGGCCACCGGAACGCTCCATCTGGTATAGCGCGAAGGTGCGCGCCGCTATGGCCTGGGCCTTAAGAGCTTCTTCCGGCCAGGAACCGCCCATTTCCCGCGCCACCACCCCGGCCACGTACTCCTCCAGATCCACATGGTTCACCACCATCATCCGGCCATGGCCGTCTTTTACAAACTGTATCTCGCCATGGAACCTTAATGAGCCAACCCTGATGGGGCCGCTGGATGTGGCCGTTACCTCGTTGTCCCGCGCCAGCCTGCCACCGATGGAAAACCCGCCTGGCTTAACGGCCACCCGGGCCGTGCCGCCCTCGGTTTTAAGAATCACATTCTCGGAGCCGAGCATGAATTTGATGGGCCATTCGGAATGGACTGTGACCGAAGAAAGCCCCTTCTCCACCGCCACGCGAATGGTTTTGGCGTGAGCGCCGGGGGTTGAAAAAGCGGCGAATGCGAACAGGGCGCAAAACGTCAATCGCGGCGCCAGTTTTATCCGGACGCCGCGACAGGTCGCTCCCGCTATGGCTGTATTAAAACTCATCAGAGCCCGTTGTCCATCCTGTATTCGTTCAGCTTGTTCCGCAATGTGCGGATGGAAACGCCCAGCGACTCGGCCGCGCGGGTCCTGTTCCCCTGGACGCTTTCCAGCGTCTTCATTATCAGTTTCTTTTCCATTTGCGCCACCGTGACGCCCGGCGCTAATTCGTCCCCGGCCGCAGGGGTGGCGGCGGAAACATCGGGGGATTTTACTATATCCAGCATAAGATCCGCCACCTTAATAAGAGGCCCGGAGGAGAGCAGTACCGCCCTTTCCATAACGTTCTCCAGCTCCCGCACGTTGCCGCGCCAGGAGTGACGCTCCAGCGCCTGCATGGCCTCGTCATCCAAGCCTTCCAGCGCCTTGCCCATGAGCGCGTTGAATTTTTCAACGAAGTGGCCCACGAGCGCGGCTATGTCCCCGGTCCGCTCGCGCAATGGCGGCAGGTATAAGGGGATGACGTTGAGCCGGAAATAAAGATCCTCCCGGAACTTGCCTTCCGTTACCGCCTGTTTGATGTCCCGGTTGGTGGTGGCTATCACCCGCACGTTTATCGGCACAGGATGGGCGCCCCCAACCCGGTCTATCTCGTTCTCCTGCAACACCCGCAGAAGCTTGGCCTGCAGTTGCGGATCCATCTCCGTGACCTCATCCAGAAGCAATGTGCCCCCGTCGGCCAGTTCGAACTTGCCGGTCTTGCGGGCGATGGCCCCGGTGAACGAACCTTTCTCATGCCCGAAAAGCTCCGACTCCAGG
This DNA window, taken from Nitrospinota bacterium, encodes the following:
- a CDS encoding SpoIID/LytB domain-containing protein, with the translated sequence MSFNTAIAGATCRGVRIKLAPRLTFCALFAFAAFSTPGAHAKTIRVAVEKGLSSVTVHSEWPIKFMLGSENVILKTEGGTARVAVKPGGFSIGGRLARDNEVTATSSGPIRVGSLRFHGEIQFVKDGHGRMMVVNHVDLEEYVAGVVAREMGGSWPEEALKAQAIAARTFALYQMERSGGRAYDLDNTYNSQVYGGQKGVNQAVKEAVFATRGIIARYDGQTAGTFYHSSAGGRTEDLKEVWGGERRPYLVSRPALFEDRSPHRSWRRAIGAKEVAARLGRLGVRGGPVTAIDAISHTESGRVRRAKISLGSGKKIIVSGETLRRILGETRILSTKFEVRRSKKGAFVFSGEGFGHGVGMSQWSARGMSENGATYDEIVQHFYPGVELTQIYEELQLAQLQEPAQAAGPEAVVPEDPASAPIAVVESPSPETQSAGSQAR
- a CDS encoding sigma-54-dependent Fis family transcriptional regulator is translated as MRTAIEPKNVLVVDDEEEMRIALKEALSRAGHKVFTAGNGEEGLKAFEEKSPEIIISDMRMPRMNGLDLLRAIRERKSEAPFVLITAYGAVDDAVEAMKEGASDYILKPFSADTLDELFRRLFNGADEARPVSLKKPGVEPSPAKKKFQGRVIVSVNDRLQQTLDIARRVAPSRSTVLVHGESGTGKELVARFIHENSDRSDGPFVAVNCAALPESLLESELFGHEKGSFTGAIARKTGKFELADGGTLLLDEVTEMDPQLQAKLLRVLQENEIDRVGGAHPVPINVRVIATTNRDIKQAVTEGKFREDLYFRLNVIPLYLPPLRERTGDIAALVGHFVEKFNALMGKALEGLDDEAMQALERHSWRGNVRELENVMERAVLLSSGPLIKVADLMLDIVKSPDVSAATPAAGDELAPGVTVAQMEKKLIMKTLESVQGNRTRAAESLGVSIRTLRNKLNEYRMDNGL